DNA from Arthrobacter sp. FW305-BF8:
CGGCCGAGCTCCGACAGCGGGCCGTCCTGTTCGCCGAGGGCGGCCAGCACGTGCATGGCGGCAAGCATGCCGGTGTCCGCGTTCCAGAAGTCACGGAAGTAGAAGTGGGCGGAGTGCTCCCCGCCGAAGATGGCGCCTTCCTCTGCCATGACGGCCTTGATGAAGGAGTGGCCCACCCGGGTGCGAACCGCCCGGCCGCCGTCTTCGGTGACGAGTTCCGGCACCGCGCGGGAGGTCAGGAGGTTGTGGATGATGGTGGGATTGGTCTCGCCCTGCGCCTTGGCGCGGGCGATTTCGCGGCGGGCCACCATGCCGGTGATGGCCGACGGCGAGACCGGCTCACCCTTTTCGTCGATGACGAAGCAGCGGTCGGCGTCGCCGTCGAACGCCAGGCCGATGTCCGCGCCGTGTTCGACGACGGCGGCCTGCAGGTCGCGCAGGTTTTCCGGCTCCAGGGGGTTGGCCGGGTGGTTCGGGAAGGAGCCGTCCAGTTCGAAGTAGAGCGGAACAATGTCGAAGGGCAGCTTCGGCAGCAGAGTGTCCCCCAGGACGGCGGGCGTAGTGAGTCCGGCCATGCCGTTGCCGGCGTCCACCACCACCTTGAGGGGGCGCGAGCCGGAGAGGTCAACCAGCGTGCGCAGGTACTCGGCGTAGTCCTTCAGCACGTCCCGGACACCGATCTGGCCCTGCGTTTCGGCAGCGGGGATGGAACCGGTGTTCAGGTACTGCTCGGCGAGTGCCTGGATCTCCTTGAGGCCGGTTTCGGAGGAGATGGGGACGGCGCCCGCCTTGGCCATCTTGATGCCGTTGTATGCGGCGGGGTTGTGGCTAGCGGTGAACGTGGCGCCTGCGGCGTTCAGGGCTCCGCACGCGTAGTACAGCTCGTCCGTGGAGATCAGGTCCAGCAGCTGGACGTTGGCTCCGCGGGTGGCGGCGCCGCTGGCGAACGCCTTGCTGAACTCGGGGGAGGAGGGGCGCATGTCACCGCCGACCAGGACCGTCTGTCCCTCAAGGCCAAGCACGTCAACGAACGCTGCGCCTACGGCTTCGACGATTTCAGCGGTGATGGATTCGCCCACGATGCCGCGGACGTCATACGCCTTGAACGAGGCCGAAAGGTCAAAAGTACGGGTCTGGTCGCTAGTCACGGCACTTATCTTACGGGCACGCGCGCGGCGGCCCGTGAAGTGGATGTCACAGAAGCGCGGGCCGGCTGTTGTCCACATGGCGGGTGCGCTGGGTTTGGCGTGTCAGAGGCGGCTGGGATACTGAATCAATGGCAAATAACCAGCACGCTCCTGTCCTTGCTTCTGCCCCCGGCCCCTCCGGTACCGGCGCCGGACGGGACCAGGAAGCGGTCACTGGGACCCGGGGCCAGGCCCTGTCCGTGCTGCGCGAGCTGGTCGGCCGGCCGGATGCCGACTTCCACGACGGCCAGTTCGAGGCCATCGAGGCGCTGGTTGACGGCGGCCGCCGGACGCTCGTGGTGCAGCGGACGGGATGGGGAAAGTCCGCCGTTTACTTCGTGGCGTCCCTGCTGCTCCGGCGGCGCGGGGCGGGGCCCACCCTGATCGTCTCGCCGCTGCTGGCCCTGATGCGGGACCAGGTGGCTGCCGCCGCGCGGGCAGGTGTCCGGGCCGTGGCCATCAACTCCGCCAACCAGCTGGAGTGGGATACGGTGCGGGAGCAGCTTGCTGCCGACCAGGTGGATGTCCTGCTGGTGTCCCCCGAGCGGCTCACCAACCCTTCGTTCCGCGAAAACCAGCTGCCCGAACTCATCCGGCGCACGGGGCTGCTGGTTATTGACGAGGCCCACTGCATCTCAGACTGGGGCCACGACTTCCGGCCTGACTATCGTCGCATTGCCGACCTCATCGCCGAGCTGCCGGACACCGTGCCCGTACTGGCCACCACAGCCACCGCCAACTCCAGGGTGGTCCACGACATCGAGGAACAGCTGGGCGACGGCGTGCTGACCATCCGTGGCGCACTGGGCAGGGAGTCGCTGCGGCTCGGGGTCCTGGCCCTGCCCGACTCGCGCGAGCGTCTGGGCTGGCTGCTGACGCACCTGGCCGATCTGCAGGGCAGCGGGATCATTTACACCCTGACGGTTTCCGCCGCCGAGGACACCGCCAGGCTGCTCGCGGAGGCAGGCCACGAGGTGCTGGCCTATACAGGCCGCACCGACCCTGCAGACCGGGAGAGGGCGGAGCAGCTCCTCAAAGACAACCAGGTCAAGGCACTGGTGGCCACCTCCGCGCTGGGGATGGGCTTCGACAAGCCGGACCTCGGTTTCGTGGTGCACCTCGGCGCACCGTCGTCCCCGGTCGCCTACTACCA
Protein-coding regions in this window:
- a CDS encoding phosphomannomutase/phosphoglucomutase produces the protein MTSDQTRTFDLSASFKAYDVRGIVGESITAEIVEAVGAAFVDVLGLEGQTVLVGGDMRPSSPEFSKAFASGAATRGANVQLLDLISTDELYYACGALNAAGATFTASHNPAAYNGIKMAKAGAVPISSETGLKEIQALAEQYLNTGSIPAAETQGQIGVRDVLKDYAEYLRTLVDLSGSRPLKVVVDAGNGMAGLTTPAVLGDTLLPKLPFDIVPLYFELDGSFPNHPANPLEPENLRDLQAAVVEHGADIGLAFDGDADRCFVIDEKGEPVSPSAITGMVARREIARAKAQGETNPTIIHNLLTSRAVPELVTEDGGRAVRTRVGHSFIKAVMAEEGAIFGGEHSAHFYFRDFWNADTGMLAAMHVLAALGEQDGPLSELGREYEPYVSSGEINSEIEDKAGAVERVRVDFEAEDVAVDHLDGSTFTAADGSFWFNLRPSNTEPYLRLNAEATDRATMERVRDRVLALVRS